A single window of Desulfonatronovibrio hydrogenovorans DSM 9292 DNA harbors:
- the nadA gene encoding quinolinate synthase NadA, with protein sequence MHNEQIRLLKKKYGSDLAILAHHYQNDSIVEHADLVGDSLQLAAAIPDLKARYIVFCGVDFMAETAVVLARPGQLVFSPDPGATCVMADMAPGSLVSTILEKLNSHQKVVPLAYVNSSVEIKALCGHYGGSVCTSSNASRMLEWALDRGDKVLFLPDKNLGRNTAAKAGLDKKSIEILDVRQGGRLIDPMTLSRKKLLLWPGVCAVHFRLKKDHVATVTSQEPQARIVVHPECHPLVVDKAHEAGSTSRIIAFVRDADPGTTIYIGTEDNLVLRLKSRFPDKNIFPLGAGYCSNMAKINLANLCACLENLDPKQAVRISRDLIPNARKAVQTMLEVST encoded by the coding sequence ATGCACAATGAACAAATCCGGCTTTTAAAGAAAAAATACGGTTCAGATCTGGCCATCCTGGCTCATCACTATCAAAACGATTCAATAGTTGAGCATGCCGACCTGGTGGGAGATTCACTCCAGCTTGCTGCTGCCATCCCTGATCTAAAGGCCAGGTACATAGTCTTCTGCGGGGTGGACTTCATGGCGGAAACAGCTGTTGTCCTGGCCCGACCGGGCCAGCTGGTTTTTTCACCTGATCCCGGTGCCACCTGTGTCATGGCTGACATGGCCCCGGGCAGCCTGGTCAGCACCATCCTGGAAAAACTCAACTCACATCAGAAAGTTGTACCTCTGGCTTATGTCAACTCTTCTGTAGAGATTAAAGCCCTTTGCGGCCACTATGGTGGGAGTGTCTGCACTTCTTCCAATGCTTCCAGGATGCTTGAATGGGCCCTTGACCGGGGGGATAAGGTCCTTTTCCTGCCGGACAAGAACCTTGGCCGTAATACTGCAGCTAAGGCTGGCCTGGATAAAAAATCAATAGAGATTCTGGATGTCCGGCAGGGCGGCCGCCTCATTGATCCTATGACTCTCAGCCGCAAAAAGCTTCTTCTCTGGCCCGGGGTTTGTGCTGTTCATTTCCGCCTCAAAAAGGACCATGTTGCCACCGTTACCAGCCAGGAGCCTCAGGCCAGAATTGTTGTCCATCCTGAATGTCATCCTCTGGTGGTGGACAAGGCCCATGAAGCAGGGTCCACTTCCAGGATAATTGCCTTTGTCCGCGATGCAGACCCTGGAACCACCATTTATATTGGAACTGAAGACAACCTGGTTCTGCGCCTGAAAAGCCGCTTTCCCGACAAAAACATCTTTCCCCTGGGCGCAGGATACTGCAGCAACATGGCCAAAATAAACCTGGCCAACCTCTGTGCCTGCCTGGAAAATCTTGATCCCAAACAGGCGGTCAGGATCAGCAGGGACCTGATTCCCAACGCCCGCAAAGCGGTCCAGACCATGCTTGAGGTGAGCACCTGA
- the nadC gene encoding carboxylating nicotinate-nucleotide diphosphorylase, translating to MHDFKLFNAFFQGKALKFLHRIIDLALEEDGMDLTSNAIFPEDNTARAIIVTRQECVIAGLPVIDLVMQRLAGPSTVNCLVKEGALIPGLTRIAELKGQTRKILKAERVILNLVARMSGIATLTRSFSELLKNSGVTILDTRKTSPGMRYPEKYAVQAGGGTNHRLNLEEMLMIKDNHIDQCGSISVAVDKLRRTYSPCPGIEVECRNVSQVREAVRAGVQRIMLDNMQEDEMSTALDLIPENIESEISGRVHLHNINSLARLKPTFISSGAITHSAVPVDLSMKIEAQ from the coding sequence ATGCACGACTTCAAATTATTTAATGCCTTTTTCCAGGGAAAAGCCCTGAAATTTCTGCACAGGATCATAGATCTGGCCCTGGAAGAAGATGGTATGGACCTGACTTCCAATGCAATCTTTCCTGAGGACAACACTGCCCGGGCCATCATTGTGACCAGGCAGGAATGCGTTATTGCCGGCCTGCCAGTCATTGACCTGGTCATGCAAAGGCTTGCAGGCCCATCCACAGTGAACTGCCTGGTCAAGGAAGGTGCTTTGATTCCCGGGCTGACCAGAATTGCCGAACTAAAAGGGCAAACCAGGAAAATTCTCAAGGCTGAGCGGGTTATCCTCAACCTGGTGGCCAGGATGTCGGGCATTGCCACCTTGACCCGCAGCTTCTCAGAACTCCTGAAAAATTCTGGCGTAACCATCCTGGACACCAGAAAAACCTCTCCTGGCATGCGGTATCCAGAAAAATACGCTGTTCAGGCGGGCGGAGGGACCAACCACCGCCTTAACCTGGAAGAAATGCTCATGATCAAGGACAATCATATTGATCAGTGCGGAAGCATCAGTGTGGCGGTTGATAAACTTAGAAGAACCTATTCACCCTGTCCTGGCATCGAGGTTGAATGCAGAAATGTTTCCCAGGTCCGGGAAGCTGTCAGGGCTGGTGTCCAGAGAATAATGCTCGACAATATGCAAGAGGATGAAATGAGCACTGCCCTGGATCTAATCCCGGAAAACATTGAATCTGAAATCAGCGGCAGGGTCCACCTGCATAACATCAACAGCCTGGCCCGGCTCAAGCCGACCTTTATCTCGTCCGGGGCCATCACCCATTCGGCAGTTCCTGTTGACCTGAGCATGAAAATCGAGGCCCAGTAA
- a CDS encoding helix-turn-helix domain-containing protein, giving the protein MSQLDFNRNISRNATNKRVEKNATEIVEKLIKDGFSRADIARHAGVSQTTVSAWQKRGRANADAIDRLIKSINLKQSTTSPVTRSSGDNAELWLHINAIRALGFNVSLKPIE; this is encoded by the coding sequence ATGAGTCAGCTTGATTTTAACAGGAATATTTCTAGGAATGCAACCAACAAGAGGGTCGAGAAAAATGCTACTGAAATTGTGGAGAAGCTCATTAAGGATGGTTTTAGCCGTGCTGATATTGCAAGGCATGCTGGTGTTTCTCAAACGACAGTGTCAGCCTGGCAAAAAAGGGGGCGAGCTAATGCAGACGCTATTGACCGGCTAATTAAATCAATTAATTTAAAGCAATCAACAACATCACCAGTGACAAGAAGTTCAGGCGACAACGCAGAACTTTGGCTGCATATAAATGCAATTAGAGCACTAGGCTTCAATGTTTCATTAAAACCAATAGAATAA
- a CDS encoding putative molybdenum carrier protein, which yields MQERRVFEKIVSGGQTGADQGALDAALELGHPCGGWCPKGRKSELGHIPDKYPVIEHDSSNYVARTEANVVDSDGTLIFTYGEPTGGTRLTVDLVKKHKRPYYIFDVETESLNLTPEIIWKWGLDSNVFVLNVAGPRESKNPGTQILVKAVMLRILEHAEKCYPVVAGT from the coding sequence ATGCAAGAACGCAGAGTTTTCGAAAAGATCGTCTCAGGTGGTCAGACCGGAGCAGACCAGGGAGCCCTTGATGCAGCCCTGGAACTTGGTCATCCCTGTGGTGGCTGGTGTCCAAAAGGCAGAAAATCTGAACTGGGGCATATACCAGACAAGTATCCGGTAATTGAACATGACTCATCCAACTACGTTGCTCGGACAGAAGCAAATGTTGTTGATTCTGACGGGACCCTGATATTTACTTATGGAGAACCAACAGGTGGAACCAGGCTCACCGTTGATCTGGTCAAAAAACATAAAAGGCCCTACTATATTTTTGATGTTGAGACTGAGTCCTTAAACCTTACCCCAGAAATCATTTGGAAATGGGGTCTTGATAGTAACGTCTTCGTCTTGAATGTAGCTGGGCCTAGGGAAAGCAAGAATCCTGGGACTCAGATCCTGGTCAAGGCCGTAATGCTCAGGATACTGGAACACGCTGAAAAATGTTACCCGGTTGTTGCGGGAACATAG
- a CDS encoding CAP domain-containing protein, which yields MLRSLVQQWMDSPGHRENILRPDFSGSAIGAFKGSDGAIAAVQIFLGQTG from the coding sequence ATGTTGAGGTCCCTAGTCCAGCAGTGGATGGACAGCCCTGGGCACCGCGAAAATATTTTAAGACCGGATTTTTCTGGCAGCGCAATCGGGGCATTTAAAGGTTCAGATGGGGCCATCGCGGCCGTTCAAATATTTCTTGGACAGACCGGTTGA
- a CDS encoding transglutaminase-like cysteine peptidase — MFPQEIFLWTLWKDEMGKARIEGNHGQGAYTITYIVKDADGHDKDGKTTSAWCVDYTEDIEPGTIVGTIEIAGIGLEYRQGQQAWTYLIKPGFENGPLGAPGPYWSSQDGQQQPPSLQSASGFFFNASLQPGWQKWKPTFRTGKIISINPEKNSASVCIRPGFDPVIMSNLEPDDLPECDIGEPSPMDDFHLEQVQDFCNRYPGHPVCQEFSERASISYGTWWESIVAINTLVNTHVTYQREVVDRWDVVNLPGYGDCEDYALTKIQLLANQGIPASAMGLAIGKLGSGPIRGNQDVDHAWAVVFTDRGVFHLDQSPNTPLGRQPGTNFRILRYNRFEINARRLDDVPFDYMDCDHIAFEVGDDVVIQFDNQTWDDPKIIGFSSAPHPCVLDLYISDRGSTVASPKYIHIVSPELEIKKSFDTGITGTPPPVGTDSLRFGQPSFADGKIAFCAWRYWTESSTWHTISYVWIFDAASMDLIWSTTIQNFQIRGITLKAGDPILILGIADSNSHTYLYSGTTLVNKLFEHSEVWDLETDGSHVYALDNIRLYKFSMGGGLISSNSGRWAANGLYGHTRGPLLYHGGYFYVPSRAVIASNITPPQASTYGYLCKINPESMAIVSRVASAPSSDRHGFFHAALGRGDNLFLLYCRENHLGQLYELTNSLYKVTLTDMTVSSTISLPNADSFIIPTWRNHWRPVAARGDHVYYWDLTSGRLRIYSQENLSLLESLAISGITKPDLLFCAQV, encoded by the coding sequence ATGTTTCCACAAGAAATATTTTTATGGACCTTATGGAAAGATGAAATGGGCAAAGCACGGATTGAAGGTAATCATGGTCAAGGCGCGTACACTATCACTTATATTGTAAAAGATGCAGATGGCCACGACAAAGATGGAAAAACCACATCTGCCTGGTGTGTTGATTATACTGAGGATATTGAACCAGGGACCATTGTTGGGACTATTGAAATAGCTGGAATTGGTCTGGAGTATCGACAAGGGCAACAAGCTTGGACTTATTTAATTAAGCCTGGATTTGAAAATGGGCCTTTAGGCGCTCCAGGCCCTTATTGGTCATCCCAAGATGGGCAGCAACAACCCCCTAGTCTACAATCAGCCAGTGGTTTCTTTTTTAATGCATCACTTCAACCTGGTTGGCAAAAGTGGAAGCCGACATTTAGGACTGGTAAGATAATTAGCATTAATCCTGAAAAAAATTCAGCAAGTGTCTGCATACGGCCGGGGTTTGACCCTGTTATAATGTCTAATTTGGAACCAGATGACTTGCCAGAATGTGATATTGGAGAACCTTCGCCAATGGATGACTTTCATCTGGAGCAGGTTCAGGACTTTTGTAACCGGTATCCTGGACATCCAGTTTGCCAAGAATTTTCAGAACGAGCTAGTATTTCTTATGGAACATGGTGGGAGTCTATTGTTGCAATCAATACGTTGGTCAATACCCATGTTACATATCAGCGTGAGGTTGTTGATCGATGGGATGTGGTTAATCTTCCTGGCTATGGGGATTGTGAAGACTATGCTTTAACTAAAATACAATTGTTAGCCAACCAGGGTATTCCTGCATCTGCTATGGGATTAGCCATTGGTAAGCTGGGATCAGGGCCAATTCGTGGAAATCAAGATGTTGATCATGCTTGGGCTGTTGTTTTTACAGATCGGGGAGTATTTCATCTCGATCAATCCCCTAACACCCCACTGGGTAGACAGCCCGGAACTAATTTCCGCATTTTGAGATATAATCGTTTCGAAATTAACGCCCGCCGGCTTGATGACGTCCCCTTTGATTATATGGATTGTGATCATATTGCGTTTGAGGTTGGTGACGATGTTGTCATTCAATTCGATAATCAAACATGGGATGATCCGAAAATTATAGGGTTTTCTAGTGCGCCGCATCCTTGCGTGTTGGATTTGTATATTTCAGATCGGGGGTCCACGGTTGCTTCGCCGAAGTATATTCACATTGTATCCCCTGAATTAGAAATTAAGAAATCATTTGATACTGGAATTACGGGCACTCCTCCACCAGTAGGAACAGATAGCTTGAGGTTTGGGCAACCGTCTTTTGCTGATGGGAAAATAGCTTTTTGCGCTTGGCGGTATTGGACGGAAAGCTCCACCTGGCATACAATAAGTTATGTTTGGATTTTTGATGCGGCATCAATGGATTTGATTTGGAGCACTACTATTCAAAATTTTCAAATTCGGGGGATCACACTGAAGGCAGGTGATCCAATATTAATTCTTGGAATCGCTGATAGCAATTCACACACATATTTATATTCAGGTACCACCTTAGTTAATAAGCTTTTTGAGCACTCTGAGGTATGGGATTTGGAAACAGATGGATCGCATGTGTACGCCCTTGACAACATAAGGCTTTATAAATTTAGCATGGGGGGCGGTTTAATATCTTCCAATTCTGGAAGATGGGCTGCAAATGGGCTGTATGGGCATACTCGTGGTCCTTTATTGTATCATGGTGGTTATTTTTATGTCCCGTCTAGGGCTGTTATTGCAAGTAATATAACACCCCCGCAAGCTTCCACTTATGGTTATTTATGCAAAATAAATCCAGAAAGTATGGCAATTGTCAGCCGAGTAGCCAGCGCACCAAGTTCTGATCGGCATGGTTTTTTTCATGCTGCTCTTGGCAGGGGTGACAATTTATTTTTACTTTATTGTAGAGAAAATCACCTTGGGCAACTTTATGAACTCACAAATAGTTTATACAAGGTAACCCTAACTGATATGACAGTCAGCTCTACTATATCTTTGCCTAATGCTGATTCATTTATTATACCGACTTGGCGTAACCATTGGAGGCCGGTAGCCGCTAGGGGTGATCATGTTTACTATTGGGATCTGACCAGCGGGCGATTGAGGATATATTCTCAAGAAAATTTATCTTTACTTGAAAGCCTTGCGATTTCTGGAATTACTAAGCCAGACTTATTGTTTTGCGCACAGGTATAA
- a CDS encoding phage tail tape measure protein, with product MDNTGTVIRNISREMDKLAGGVQSATQPLANMHDRILKLQTALGALAIGGLALSINAAADFDSQFREIATLIDDTGDGVDQFRMQIREYANTSTQSIEDINKSIYTALSAGIEYGDALKYIAQAEQLAVAGRADLYSTTKLLESVMNAYGASTDEAGRYSDVLFQTVRQGLTTIPELAQSLSQVSSMAGAAGVPIETVSAAIASLTAQGMPTSEAMTAIRGAIQSIINPTQQASNYAAELGIEFNASALASKGLEGVLLDVWEATDGNVDAVSQLFSNVRGLTGVLAMFGQDGGDRFLDNIGKMQDAAGVTADAFEKMVGDVSYANQQLANNVRLTFVAVGDELISEYGDMVSGISDIFKALQQSVQAGAFDDVFDVLREIAGDLTATFDNIARNLPEALNQMDFSRLARSIRDLADNTAGVLDAFFGQVDLDTPEGLAQAMQRIVNAGAALTEISSSIIESWQKWAGWLGSLVEGFGDLDSSTTETIGNFLQLGKVINVAAGFVSSFAGALDGMSVLLKVIAAQRLVNLITGLGSAATAMGGLGAATQAAIGSAAGKAGLIGLAYYAGHITGTLFNEHVPAVGKAAQSIYGWADRILDFTGKQEAANKEAESFANLVNAIADNIGDFTYDLGGLRDQLEGLGHDLSGLSDADVIRLSAEADILSFEEAMQIIRTRVPEKQKIKFEADIVEAKKELIELGHDVEGLTGEQILELRAIHDQVALSKTEQEITETTERIKGQTQNIPPYIINVSDDGSIEILENDLEYASRPRSVEIEPELSGLETDEFKAVMGVLDTMISNYHDTIQAKVEWQAKLEIAEVEANAKRVEAIMDGVSTSVETAGGVLESIFSNIGQMSEAGIWSYDIQRYIERQMDIQERGLEIQEKMSWAEMEFMEIRKRRMQSGEPLITVSGDGLQPHLEMIMFEILGAVQARASEEYQNFLLGVE from the coding sequence GTGGATAATACCGGAACAGTAATCCGCAATATTTCCCGGGAAATGGACAAGCTTGCCGGTGGTGTTCAAAGTGCAACTCAACCCCTGGCCAACATGCACGACCGGATCCTCAAGCTCCAGACTGCCCTGGGTGCTTTGGCCATCGGTGGTCTTGCTCTATCCATAAATGCTGCTGCGGATTTTGACAGCCAGTTCCGTGAAATCGCCACCTTGATTGATGACACGGGTGACGGAGTCGATCAGTTCCGGATGCAGATCCGCGAATATGCCAATACATCTACCCAGTCCATCGAGGACATAAATAAATCCATTTATACAGCTTTGAGCGCAGGCATTGAATATGGAGATGCCCTGAAATACATAGCCCAGGCCGAACAGCTTGCTGTTGCAGGCCGGGCAGATTTGTACAGCACAACCAAGTTGCTGGAATCCGTGATGAACGCATACGGGGCCAGCACTGACGAGGCTGGTCGTTATTCCGATGTCCTGTTCCAAACCGTTCGCCAAGGCCTGACAACCATTCCTGAACTTGCCCAGTCCCTATCCCAGGTATCTTCTATGGCTGGAGCAGCTGGTGTTCCCATAGAAACCGTGAGTGCGGCCATTGCCTCCCTGACAGCCCAGGGCATGCCGACCAGTGAAGCCATGACTGCAATCCGGGGTGCGATCCAGTCAATTATTAATCCAACCCAGCAGGCATCAAATTACGCTGCCGAACTCGGCATTGAGTTTAATGCCTCTGCCTTGGCATCCAAAGGACTTGAAGGAGTACTCCTGGACGTATGGGAGGCTACAGATGGCAATGTTGATGCTGTGTCCCAGCTATTCAGCAATGTCCGGGGCTTGACCGGTGTGCTGGCAATGTTTGGCCAGGATGGCGGAGACAGGTTTCTGGATAACATTGGCAAGATGCAAGACGCGGCTGGGGTCACGGCAGACGCGTTTGAAAAGATGGTTGGGGATGTCAGTTACGCCAATCAGCAGTTGGCCAATAATGTTCGACTGACTTTTGTCGCTGTTGGAGATGAGTTGATATCTGAGTACGGCGATATGGTCAGTGGTATCTCTGATATCTTCAAAGCTTTACAGCAATCTGTCCAGGCCGGGGCCTTTGACGATGTCTTTGACGTACTCCGTGAAATCGCAGGTGATCTGACCGCCACCTTTGATAACATTGCCCGCAATCTTCCAGAAGCTTTAAATCAGATGGATTTTTCCAGGCTTGCCCGGTCAATCCGGGATCTGGCTGATAATACGGCTGGAGTGCTCGACGCTTTTTTTGGCCAAGTTGATCTTGATACTCCAGAGGGGCTGGCTCAGGCAATGCAGCGAATTGTTAACGCTGGGGCAGCGTTGACTGAAATCAGCTCAAGTATCATTGAAAGCTGGCAAAAATGGGCTGGGTGGCTGGGCAGCTTAGTAGAAGGATTTGGAGATCTTGATTCTAGTACAACAGAAACCATTGGCAACTTCCTCCAGCTTGGCAAAGTTATTAATGTGGCTGCTGGTTTTGTTTCCAGTTTTGCAGGCGCCTTGGATGGCATGTCTGTATTGCTCAAGGTTATTGCAGCTCAGCGCCTTGTCAATCTCATTACCGGACTAGGAAGCGCAGCCACGGCCATGGGTGGACTTGGAGCAGCAACCCAAGCCGCCATTGGGAGTGCTGCTGGCAAAGCTGGTTTGATTGGCCTGGCTTATTATGCCGGTCATATCACAGGAACCCTGTTCAATGAGCATGTACCAGCCGTCGGCAAAGCGGCACAAAGCATATATGGTTGGGCTGATCGGATTCTTGATTTTACCGGTAAACAAGAGGCAGCAAACAAGGAAGCAGAGTCTTTTGCCAACCTGGTCAATGCCATTGCCGACAATATAGGCGATTTTACCTACGACCTCGGTGGACTGCGGGACCAGCTAGAGGGTTTAGGACATGACCTGTCCGGACTTTCCGACGCGGATGTAATCCGGCTTAGTGCGGAAGCGGATATTTTAAGCTTTGAAGAAGCTATGCAGATCATCCGCACCCGGGTGCCTGAGAAACAAAAGATAAAATTTGAAGCTGATATAGTTGAGGCTAAAAAGGAACTAATTGAATTGGGGCATGATGTTGAGGGCTTAACTGGTGAACAGATTTTGGAATTGCGGGCAATCCATGATCAGGTGGCCCTATCCAAGACAGAGCAAGAAATCACAGAAACAACCGAAAGGATCAAGGGACAAACCCAAAATATCCCTCCTTATATTATCAACGTATCTGATGATGGCAGCATTGAGATTTTGGAAAATGATCTTGAGTATGCAAGTCGTCCACGATCCGTTGAGATTGAGCCAGAATTGTCTGGCTTGGAAACAGATGAATTTAAGGCGGTCATGGGAGTTCTTGATACAATGATATCCAATTACCATGATACCATTCAGGCTAAAGTCGAATGGCAAGCTAAACTTGAGATTGCCGAGGTTGAGGCCAATGCGAAAAGAGTTGAAGCGATCATGGATGGAGTATCAACCAGCGTTGAAACTGCTGGGGGAGTTCTTGAGTCTATTTTTTCTAATATAGGACAAATGTCAGAAGCTGGAATTTGGTCGTATGATATTCAACGGTACATAGAGCGCCAAATGGATATTCAAGAGCGTGGTTTGGAAATACAAGAAAAGATGTCTTGGGCAGAGATGGAATTTATGGAAATACGAAAACGACGGATGCAATCTGGGGAACCTCTTATCACTGTATCTGGAGATGGGCTTCAGCCTCATCTTGAAATGATAATGTTCGAGATCCTGGGGGCAGTCCAGGCCAGGGCAAGCGAAGAATATCAAAATTTTTTATTAGGGGTTGAATGA
- a CDS encoding phage tail protein, with translation MQPTISISSDDIRSAQRDLNYMANEMPWVAVRALNKAMTGVKTDLVSIIRERYNYKAAALRKRITIAKATRQNIRGHVQSKGGPVHLTDITGTRQTKKGISVDVRKSTGRRVIPRAFKASGRISGKQIVFRRQGDPPKQISRLVPRYPIQAITTAHPEVLYNSPENWTRIQTEVARRLDTNIQREIDAEFRKQQGKWG, from the coding sequence ATGCAGCCGACTATCAGCATATCATCAGACGATATCAGATCTGCCCAGCGCGACCTTAACTACATGGCCAATGAAATGCCCTGGGTTGCAGTCCGGGCTCTGAACAAGGCCATGACCGGCGTAAAGACGGACCTGGTTTCAATTATCAGAGAACGGTACAATTACAAGGCAGCTGCCCTAAGAAAGCGCATCACCATTGCCAAGGCTACTCGGCAGAACATCAGAGGCCATGTTCAGTCGAAAGGCGGACCTGTTCATCTGACTGACATCACTGGAACCAGACAGACAAAAAAAGGGATTAGCGTTGATGTCCGAAAAAGTACAGGCCGACGCGTGATTCCCAGGGCGTTCAAGGCATCAGGAAGAATCAGCGGCAAGCAGATAGTCTTCCGCAGACAAGGCGACCCACCGAAGCAGATTTCCAGGCTTGTTCCCAGATATCCGATCCAGGCCATAACCACGGCCCATCCCGAAGTGCTGTACAATTCACCGGAAAACTGGACTCGAATCCAGACCGAAGTTGCCAGGCGGCTGGACACGAACATCCAACGAGAAATTGATGCTGAATTTCGCAAACAACAGGGAAAATGGGGATGA
- a CDS encoding head-tail joining protein: MEFKDQIKSDLAEVFFNQDEFAEEATYNGEPVEIIPDEAMLQSAGTPGVIVTSLTLYVQADQVAVCKQGDRITHGGHVYHVVGIPSLDAGLWTLQVDRETKNLNYGV; encoded by the coding sequence ATGGAATTTAAAGACCAGATAAAATCAGACCTGGCTGAGGTTTTTTTTAACCAGGACGAATTTGCAGAAGAGGCAACCTACAATGGAGAACCTGTTGAAATCATACCAGATGAAGCAATGCTCCAATCCGCAGGGACCCCTGGAGTGATTGTCACCAGTTTAACCCTGTATGTCCAGGCGGATCAAGTGGCTGTCTGCAAACAAGGGGACAGGATCACCCATGGTGGACATGTCTACCATGTGGTCGGGATACCCAGTCTTGATGCCGGTCTTTGGACACTGCAGGTGGACCGTGAAACCAAGAACTTGAACTATGGTGTGTGA
- a CDS encoding C40 family peptidase, whose amino-acid sequence MKILWPWVLLLPLLFWGCHSSSPAQASDLCQDIQEAWLTIEGTPYVWGGNSFAAGGFDCSGAIFKVSKLIGRPVPRTTSQRYYLSTPGPDQHWSEAKCGYVVWWTLQPSRPYGHLGMHIEQPEFWHSGSSTGPTKATHWRGSYWDRHFEASKLFYR is encoded by the coding sequence ATGAAAATCCTATGGCCCTGGGTCTTGTTGTTGCCTCTTTTATTCTGGGGCTGTCACTCGTCATCGCCAGCGCAAGCTTCTGACCTTTGCCAGGATATTCAGGAGGCATGGCTGACCATTGAAGGCACTCCATATGTTTGGGGTGGAAACTCTTTTGCAGCTGGTGGATTTGATTGTTCTGGAGCAATTTTTAAGGTTTCCAAACTCATCGGCCGCCCTGTCCCCCGGACAACAAGCCAACGCTATTACCTGTCCACTCCAGGTCCGGATCAGCACTGGTCAGAGGCGAAATGCGGCTATGTTGTCTGGTGGACGCTGCAGCCGAGCAGACCTTACGGCCATCTGGGGATGCACATTGAGCAACCCGAGTTCTGGCACTCAGGATCAAGCACCGGACCGACCAAAGCTACCCACTGGAGAGGTAGCTATTGGGATCGGCATTTTGAGGCGAGTAAACTGTTTTACCGGTAA
- a CDS encoding DUF350 domain-containing protein: MSIQLYLLTSLLAGLLGAVLLISGIWVVNKRQAYNIWDKLYENPMALGLVVASFILGLSLVIASASF; encoded by the coding sequence ATGAGTATTCAGCTTTATCTGTTGACCAGCCTGCTTGCTGGACTGCTGGGCGCGGTCCTGCTCATCAGCGGGATCTGGGTGGTGAACAAACGTCAAGCCTATAACATTTGGGACAAGCTCTATGAAAATCCTATGGCCCTGGGTCTTGTTGTTGCCTCTTTTATTCTGGGGCTGTCACTCGTCATCGCCAGCGCAAGCTTCTGA
- the lysC gene encoding Rz1-like lysis system protein LysC, translated as MILCLLLLLSGCGKPQIQTVTKTEYIYMTPPAAWLVKRHPLEFDGETNSDLLHYAIDLLEIIEKHNQDKDMIQLWQEEVK; from the coding sequence TTGATCCTTTGCCTGCTCCTATTGTTGAGCGGCTGCGGCAAGCCACAGATCCAGACAGTTACCAAGACTGAGTATATCTACATGACCCCTCCAGCTGCCTGGCTTGTCAAGCGTCATCCCCTTGAATTTGATGGCGAAACCAACAGTGACCTGCTGCATTATGCAATTGATCTGCTGGAGATCATAGAAAAACATAACCAGGATAAAGACATGATCCAATTATGGCAGGAGGAAGTCAAATGA
- a CDS encoding DUF2190 family protein: MATNYRYEGRVMDITAGTDLKSGELVIVGDIAAVCITDIDNTKKGSAAIENVWELDKEADPSGKELDQGKKVYWNATTGKVSNTPGSEPELPCIGIAYEDAASAATTCLIKINVGI, encoded by the coding sequence ATGGCCACTAATTACAGATACGAAGGCAGGGTAATGGATATTACTGCCGGCACAGACTTGAAATCCGGCGAACTGGTCATTGTCGGGGACATTGCAGCAGTGTGCATCACCGATATCGATAACACTAAGAAGGGATCAGCCGCCATCGAAAACGTCTGGGAATTGGACAAGGAAGCCGATCCCTCCGGAAAAGAACTGGATCAGGGAAAAAAGGTGTACTGGAACGCTACCACAGGCAAGGTTTCCAATACACCCGGATCTGAGCCTGAGCTGCCCTGCATTGGCATTGCATACGAGGACGCTGCCAGTGCCGCCACCACTTGTCTGATCAAGATTAACGTTGGCATTTAA